From bacterium, one genomic window encodes:
- the rpmE gene encoding 50S ribosomal protein L31 — MKEGIHPNYQECQVTCACGETFATRSVKPTLRVEICSKCHPFYTGAQKIVDTEGRVERFIKRYKLQDRYQNK; from the coding sequence ATGAAGGAAGGCATCCACCCGAACTACCAGGAGTGCCAGGTGACTTGCGCCTGCGGCGAGACCTTTGCCACGCGCTCGGTCAAACCCACGCTCCGCGTGGAAATCTGCAGCAAGTGCCACCCGTTCTACACCGGCGCCCAGAAGATCGTGGACACCGAGGGACGCGTCGAGCGGTTCATCAAGCGCTACAAGCTGC